In Shewanella sp. VB17, a single genomic region encodes these proteins:
- a CDS encoding magnesium transporter, translated as MLNVEQRNISLTWIITQLKAGGVALPLEAGQFNADDWAFILEAIPAEIRPALWQGLELELQNQILWALRDDAKNQLVSQLSKQEIENILQIGSNEQQINVIDALPDRVAHKLIKKLSQETCDNLTSALGYGTDQLGRYVNHDVYTLDIKTDVSSVLEELKNTDLPAYTDSLLVIDEQGKYCGELELNTLFSAEHEQMIARLLAAEQSVLLAHSSLLDASNHVKNSGRSMVPVVTEEGLLLGRFSLKDALDIFQEQYETQLLHMGKVNDEDLFAPVLISARRRAVWLGLNLLTAFLASSVISLFDQVVSQVVALAVLLPIVASMGGITGSQTLTLTIRGLATGQLSAANVGMLKNKELHIAFYNGLLWALVVAGITFAWFDSLLIAGILAFALIVNMLVAAFCGISIPVLLKKLNIDPALAGSVILTTVTDVIGFFVFLGLASLVFL; from the coding sequence ATGCTAAATGTTGAGCAAAGAAACATTTCTCTTACTTGGATCATTACTCAGCTTAAGGCTGGTGGGGTTGCACTCCCCCTTGAAGCCGGTCAATTTAATGCCGATGACTGGGCGTTTATTCTAGAAGCCATACCGGCTGAAATACGTCCGGCGTTATGGCAAGGCCTTGAGCTTGAATTGCAAAATCAGATTTTGTGGGCATTGAGAGATGATGCTAAAAATCAATTGGTTAGCCAGCTATCTAAACAAGAAATAGAAAATATACTGCAAATTGGCAGTAATGAGCAACAGATCAATGTTATCGATGCCTTGCCTGATCGGGTTGCTCATAAACTGATTAAAAAATTATCTCAAGAAACTTGTGATAATCTCACCTCGGCACTGGGCTATGGTACAGATCAACTTGGTCGTTATGTTAATCATGATGTCTATACATTAGACATTAAAACCGATGTGTCTTCTGTTTTAGAGGAATTAAAAAATACCGATTTACCGGCTTATACCGATTCATTATTGGTTATCGATGAACAAGGAAAATACTGTGGGGAATTAGAGCTAAACACCTTATTTAGTGCAGAACATGAACAAATGATCGCTCGATTATTGGCCGCTGAACAAAGTGTGTTATTAGCGCACTCAAGTTTGTTAGACGCATCCAATCATGTCAAAAATAGCGGACGTAGCATGGTTCCTGTTGTCACTGAAGAGGGCCTTTTATTAGGTCGATTTTCGTTAAAAGATGCCCTGGATATTTTTCAAGAACAATATGAAACCCAGTTATTACACATGGGCAAAGTGAACGATGAAGATTTATTTGCACCAGTACTAATCAGTGCTCGCAGGCGGGCGGTATGGCTTGGGTTAAATTTGCTCACCGCTTTTTTAGCGTCATCGGTGATAAGCTTATTCGATCAAGTGGTATCCCAAGTGGTCGCTTTAGCCGTATTACTGCCCATTGTTGCCAGTATGGGTGGGATCACAGGCAGTCAAACCTTGACATTAACGATTAGAGGGCTTGCCACAGGACAATTATCAGCGGCTAACGTCGGTATGTTAAAAAATAAAGAACTTCACATTGCTTTTTATAATGGTCTTTTATGGGCTTTGGTCGTTGCTGGGATCACATTTGCTTGGTTTGATAGCTTACTCATTGCTGGTATTTTAGCTTTTGCTCTCATTGTGAATATGTTGGTCGCCGCTTTTTGTGGTATTTCTATTCCTGTTTTGCTTAAAAAATTGAATATTGATCCCGCACTTGCTGGCTCTGTGATCCTGACGACTGTCACTGATGTGATTGGTTTTTTTGTTTTTCTAGGGTTAGCCAGCTTGGTATTTTTATAA